One region of Bernardetia sp. genomic DNA includes:
- a CDS encoding M1 family metallopeptidase, with product MNKSLHFSSLSLFFAVLFFISSSLFISCKSSQQATNNNTQDSTHTNNEFLVPIEESENQFKKDLPEPLWKPKKGEYHATQTKIFDLIHTKLNITPDWENQWIYSTATLTVQPYFYSQNKIDLDAKGLAIESIKLLAGSSKNETTKPLRWDYDGTLLTVRLDREYTKEEKITIEISYIAKPNEAIWTNSVLSNIEEEGFFFINPEGKTKGKPRQIWTQGETSNNAMWFPTFDAPNFRGTQEVYITIADSLQTLSNGRLVSSQKNGDGTRTDYWKMEKPHSPYLTMVAVGEFAVVEDKWKDIPLYYYTEKWHAPYAKDVFGKTPEMLEFYSNYLDYKYPWSKYAQVIVRDYTSGAMENTSASVFMEGLLVDKRSIEDHNWEGIISHELFHQWFGDLMTAESWANLAMNESFANYGEYLWLEHSKGKKEADQSLANDKTSYFRESQAKREPIIRYFYTSENDMFDSHSYSKGSVILNMLRQEIGDEAFKVTLQKYVKANAFKSVELDNFRLIAEEVTGRDLKWFFNQWFLEAGHPELTILQDYQDGTLKLTITQTQDLRYSPTYLLPLEIDIWENGKSTRHKFILEKTEQSFEFKTESNPELVVFDPTGYLLAQISQDEKSAAEWRLQAKYYDNYIPKRKALYNLAASVGNDTTFNLLMEVAKNNDFGAYRTQAIRSLGEYNLENIENPTSDEVTQKLTELVKLLKDMAKNDKDNLTRASAIDVISQYGAFPELWEETLKDSSYFVISNTMYSLMNAYGANALSKVEPLESIEERHVVYGLGEYYSLIGVEGKYDWYVKNLDRISGTEMSYFLNHFTQYLINQPKEVQKKGIEYLTYQSKTNSNVQTRKDTYQALSVLSNALEEEAKLELEIEQKMADIRNEEKDRRVAEFQEALGF from the coding sequence ATGAATAAATCGCTACATTTTTCTTCACTGTCTCTATTTTTTGCAGTTCTATTTTTCATTTCGTCTTCACTTTTTATTTCTTGTAAATCTTCACAACAGGCTACAAATAACAATACACAAGATTCTACTCATACAAACAATGAATTTCTTGTACCAATAGAAGAATCTGAAAATCAGTTTAAAAAAGACCTTCCAGAACCTCTGTGGAAACCCAAAAAAGGAGAATATCATGCTACCCAAACCAAGATATTTGATTTAATTCATACAAAATTAAATATCACACCAGACTGGGAAAATCAATGGATTTACTCAACAGCAACCCTAACTGTTCAGCCTTATTTTTATTCTCAAAATAAAATTGATTTAGATGCAAAAGGATTGGCTATCGAATCTATCAAACTTTTGGCTGGAAGTTCAAAAAACGAGACTACAAAACCTCTACGATGGGATTATGATGGAACTTTATTAACTGTTCGTTTGGATAGAGAATACACAAAAGAAGAAAAAATTACGATAGAGATAAGCTACATTGCCAAACCCAACGAGGCTATTTGGACAAACAGCGTTCTTTCAAACATTGAAGAAGAAGGCTTCTTTTTTATCAATCCAGAAGGCAAAACCAAAGGAAAACCAAGACAAATTTGGACACAAGGCGAGACTTCAAACAATGCTATGTGGTTTCCTACCTTTGATGCTCCTAATTTTAGAGGTACACAAGAAGTTTATATCACAATAGCTGATTCCTTACAAACACTTTCTAATGGAAGGTTAGTTTCTTCTCAAAAAAATGGAGATGGAACTCGTACTGATTATTGGAAAATGGAAAAACCTCACTCGCCATATCTTACAATGGTTGCAGTAGGAGAGTTTGCTGTTGTTGAAGACAAATGGAAGGATATTCCTCTATATTATTATACTGAAAAATGGCATGCTCCGTATGCAAAAGATGTTTTTGGCAAAACGCCTGAAATGCTAGAGTTTTATTCTAATTATTTAGATTACAAATATCCTTGGAGCAAATACGCTCAAGTGATTGTCCGTGATTATACGTCTGGAGCAATGGAAAATACGAGTGCTTCTGTTTTTATGGAAGGACTTTTAGTAGATAAACGTTCTATTGAAGACCACAACTGGGAAGGAATTATTTCACATGAGCTTTTTCATCAGTGGTTTGGTGATCTTATGACAGCCGAATCGTGGGCAAACTTAGCCATGAACGAATCTTTTGCTAACTACGGAGAGTATCTTTGGTTAGAACACAGCAAAGGAAAAAAAGAAGCCGACCAAAGCCTTGCCAATGATAAAACAAGTTATTTTAGAGAATCGCAGGCAAAGAGAGAGCCTATCATTCGTTATTTCTACACAAGCGAAAACGATATGTTTGATTCTCATTCATATTCAAAAGGTTCAGTTATTTTGAATATGTTGCGCCAAGAGATTGGAGATGAAGCCTTTAAGGTTACTCTTCAAAAATATGTCAAAGCAAATGCGTTTAAGTCTGTTGAACTTGATAACTTTAGACTTATTGCAGAAGAAGTTACAGGAAGAGATTTAAAATGGTTTTTCAATCAATGGTTTTTGGAAGCAGGACATCCAGAATTAACTATTTTACAAGATTATCAAGACGGGACACTTAAACTAACCATTACCCAAACTCAAGATTTACGCTACTCACCTACCTATCTCTTACCTTTAGAAATTGATATTTGGGAAAATGGAAAATCTACAAGACACAAATTCATTTTGGAAAAAACTGAACAAAGTTTTGAATTTAAAACAGAATCAAATCCAGAACTCGTTGTTTTTGACCCAACAGGTTATCTCTTAGCTCAAATAAGTCAGGATGAAAAATCGGCAGCAGAATGGCGTTTGCAAGCAAAATATTACGATAATTATATTCCAAAAAGGAAAGCGTTATATAATTTAGCAGCTTCTGTGGGCAATGACACAACATTTAATTTATTAATGGAGGTAGCAAAAAACAATGATTTTGGAGCATACAGAACACAAGCCATTCGCTCACTAGGAGAATATAACCTTGAAAATATTGAAAATCCGACGTCTGATGAAGTAACTCAAAAACTGACAGAGCTTGTCAAACTTCTGAAAGACATGGCAAAAAATGATAAGGACAACCTTACACGTGCTTCAGCCATTGATGTTATTTCTCAATACGGAGCTTTTCCAGAACTTTGGGAAGAAACATTAAAAGACTCTTCTTACTTTGTAATTAGCAATACTATGTATTCTCTGATGAATGCCTATGGAGCAAATGCACTTTCAAAAGTAGAGCCTTTGGAAAGCATCGAAGAGCGTCATGTTGTTTATGGATTGGGAGAATATTATTCGCTTATTGGTGTAGAAGGAAAATATGATTGGTATGTCAAGAATTTAGACCGAATTTCGGGTACAGAAATGAGTTACTTTCTAAATCACTTTACACAATATCTTATCAATCAGCCTAAAGAAGTTCAGAAAAAAGGGATTGAATATCTGACCTATCAATCCAAAACTAATTCAAATGTCCAAACTCGTAAAGATACATATCAAGCTCTAAGCGTTTTGAGCAATGCTTTGGAAGAAGAAGCTAAATTAGAACTAGAAATTGAGCAAAAGATGGCAGATATTAGAAATGAAGAAAAAGACCGAAGAGTAGCAGAGTTTCAAGAGGCTTTAGGCTTTTAA
- the nspC gene encoding carboxynorspermidine decarboxylase, translating to MIDISQIPSPCFVLEERLLRRNLEILDSVQKRTGVHIICALKGFSMFSTFPLVRQYLHGCTASSLYEARLAFEEFGEEVHAYAPAYTEKEFDELMTYVNHITFNSLSQYERFKDKLVQNEAKTGKKISAGLRINPEYSEVETDLYNPCVPGSRFGLTFDKLGENLPEGIEGLHFHTLCEQGSDTLERTLIHVEEKFGHLLHQCKWLNMGGGHHITRKDYDVELLVKLLNRIKDKYNVQIILEPGEAVGWQTGYLVSSVQDIIDSRGIDVAILDVSFTAHMPDCLEMPYKPKIWEAEDASPSSKSEGKHVYRFGGSTCLAGDFIGMGDYAFEKELKINDKIIFDDMIHYTMVKTSTFNGVPHPSIGIWKEDNTFQLIREIGYEMFKNKLS from the coding sequence ATGATAGATATTTCTCAAATTCCTTCGCCTTGTTTTGTTTTGGAAGAGCGACTCCTTCGCCGAAACTTAGAAATTTTAGATAGCGTTCAGAAACGCACAGGAGTGCATATTATTTGTGCCTTAAAAGGTTTTTCAATGTTCAGTACTTTTCCTTTGGTACGTCAATATTTACACGGCTGTACGGCAAGTTCACTTTATGAGGCTCGTTTGGCTTTTGAAGAATTTGGGGAAGAAGTTCACGCCTACGCACCAGCCTACACAGAAAAAGAATTTGATGAATTGATGACCTATGTCAATCATATTACCTTCAATTCACTTTCTCAGTATGAGCGTTTTAAGGATAAGTTAGTTCAAAACGAAGCTAAAACGGGTAAAAAAATATCGGCAGGTTTGCGTATCAATCCAGAGTACTCAGAGGTGGAAACAGACTTGTACAATCCTTGTGTGCCAGGTTCTCGTTTCGGACTTACATTTGATAAACTAGGAGAAAACTTGCCAGAGGGAATTGAAGGCTTGCATTTTCATACGCTTTGCGAACAAGGTTCGGACACGCTAGAACGTACACTGATACATGTAGAGGAAAAGTTTGGACACCTTTTGCATCAATGTAAATGGCTCAATATGGGTGGAGGGCATCACATTACAAGAAAAGATTATGATGTAGAGCTTTTAGTAAAACTTTTGAACAGAATTAAAGACAAATATAATGTTCAAATTATCTTAGAACCAGGGGAAGCTGTCGGTTGGCAAACAGGATACTTAGTTTCTTCTGTGCAAGACATTATTGATAGCAGAGGAATTGACGTAGCTATTTTAGATGTTTCTTTTACAGCACACATGCCAGACTGCTTAGAAATGCCATACAAACCAAAAATTTGGGAGGCAGAAGATGCTTCACCAAGTTCGAAGAGTGAAGGAAAACATGTGTATCGTTTTGGAGGTTCTACCTGCCTAGCTGGAGATTTTATTGGAATGGGAGACTATGCTTTTGAAAAGGAATTAAAAATTAATGACAAAATTATCTTTGATGATATGATTCATTACACGATGGTCAAAACTTCTACTTTCAATGGAGTTCCTCATCCAAGTATTGGCATTTGGAAGGAAGATAATACTTTTCAGCTCATTAGAGAAATTGGCTATGAGATGTTTAAGAATAAACTTTCATAG